The Mycoplasma sp. 1654_15 genome contains a region encoding:
- a CDS encoding MATE family efflux transporter produces the protein MNILKSIRAYFPADKHQLIQLSKVTIPIVLASFLISINNFVDNFMVTGVRNGITALGLANAWTGISFSFILGVNFVSAILFGQYFGSKNIEKCREINNLRYILTIGFVLIFCIAAWSNPEAMIKVVSGNRSLDNNPNYQDTVNQASLYLRVIAISWLIISFNFSTNSILREMKKLKSALFFTFLSLVINISLNLILIPRMGSVGSAIATVIARLVVFITSYFFMFFKNRELVFVPWKAFVISKIIWIQFSKRITGALLTTGGTIATSVRIFIWPQGFPQGSIGAGEWKAAWGIGVVTILGITNTIVQALTSSFSSIQANISIFVSRLLGQNKIEEATKNAKVLKGYLFLFAVFLSALLAIYNISILHIDSFARGIERGIQETLNPDISKGQAMTDWAQKFKNAFPDSTDLKNALVQQQHLASNFFKEQVFYSGWVIIVFNPIWMWMLTSIRIIPAGGKSNISSSWEFAFGVMQTIWLVMVVFLITPNINISPEANFPISFLIFYLSDLVKFVVYEILYNKIDWAKNITRVAH, from the coding sequence GTTACAATTCCTATTGTTTTAGCTTCATTTCTAATTTCAATAAATAACTTTGTTGATAATTTTATGGTGACTGGAGTTAGAAACGGAATTACGGCTCTTGGACTTGCAAATGCTTGAACAGGAATAAGTTTTTCATTTATTTTAGGTGTTAACTTTGTTTCTGCTATATTATTTGGACAATATTTTGGAAGCAAAAACATAGAAAAATGTAGAGAAATAAACAATTTACGATACATTTTAACAATTGGTTTTGTTTTGATTTTTTGTATTGCAGCTTGAAGCAATCCTGAGGCAATGATTAAAGTTGTTTCTGGTAATCGATCACTTGATAATAATCCTAATTACCAAGATACTGTTAATCAAGCTTCGCTCTATTTAAGAGTAATCGCTATTTCTTGATTAATAATTTCATTTAACTTTTCTACCAATTCTATTTTAAGAGAGATGAAGAAGCTAAAAAGTGCTTTATTTTTTACTTTTTTATCTTTAGTTATCAACATTTCTTTAAACTTAATTTTAATTCCAAGAATGGGTTCAGTAGGTTCTGCGATAGCTACTGTAATTGCAAGATTGGTTGTCTTTATTACTTCATATTTCTTCATGTTTTTCAAAAACAGAGAACTAGTTTTTGTTCCTTGAAAAGCTTTTGTTATTTCAAAAATCATCTGAATTCAGTTTTCAAAAAGAATTACCGGAGCACTTCTTACAACAGGGGGAACAATTGCTACTTCTGTACGTATTTTTATTTGACCACAAGGCTTTCCACAAGGCTCAATTGGAGCTGGTGAATGAAAGGCAGCTTGAGGTATAGGTGTTGTAACTATTTTAGGAATAACAAACACCATTGTACAAGCTTTAACTTCTTCATTTTCTTCAATTCAAGCCAATATTTCCATCTTTGTTAGTAGATTATTGGGTCAAAATAAAATTGAAGAAGCAACTAAAAATGCAAAGGTTTTAAAAGGATATTTATTTTTATTTGCTGTATTTTTATCTGCTTTACTTGCTATTTATAATATTTCCATTTTACACATTGACTCATTTGCTAGAGGTATAGAGCGAGGTATTCAAGAAACTTTAAATCCTGATATATCAAAAGGTCAAGCAATGACTGACTGGGCTCAAAAATTCAAAAATGCTTTTCCTGACAGTACTGATCTTAAAAATGCTTTAGTTCAACAACAACATTTAGCTTCAAATTTCTTTAAGGAACAAGTATTTTATAGTGGTTGAGTAATTATAGTATTTAATCCTATTTGAATGTGAATGTTAACCTCAATCAGAATTATTCCGGCAGGTGGAAAATCAAATATTTCTTCTTCTTGAGAATTTGCTTTTGGAGTGATGCAAACTATTTGATTAGTTATGGTTGTATTTTTAATAACTCCAAATATCAACATTAGTCCTGAAGCTAATTTCCCAATTTCTTTCTTAATTTTCTACTTATCTGATTTAGTAAAATTTGTTGTTTATGAAATTTTATATAACAAAATTGATTGAGCTAAAAACATCACAAGAGTCGCTCATTAA